The Desulfonatronum thiosulfatophilum genome has a window encoding:
- the pstA gene encoding phosphate ABC transporter permease PstA — protein MNTRQWFKSGSPWIWLTGGMISLSMIMVFGLLALIAVRGLGHFWPAPVVEFEYHPDPENTVRVLGNPMRSQNVTGLVLRESGHLIPEDVDLTQRFLIKQGNRDLTGRDFFWYPEPLISEWTTPREAMVVERREWGDFIGFLSQVKQDGVVIAEGYAGKDKLLPLVARANELAGEINHIERYEIGGLNMRLERIRLAERGLERNVDLEPAEVQRRLAELQAERDELDRQYEGINARRLDLLAQMRRDILVAESMDGRRVEIPLAHVVHVHWPNDMTLVQKMGHYVTMVWGFLSGFPREANTEGGIFPAIFGTVLMVILMSIVVTPMGVLAAIYLREYAKQGPIVRLVRISVNNLAGVPSIVFGVFGLAFFVYFVGGNLDRMFYQDSLPAPTFGTPGLVWASLTLALLTLPVVIVSTEEGLARIPSTIRHGSLALGATKAETLWRTVIPLSTPAMMTGLILAVARAAGEVAPLMLVGVVKLAPNLPVDGYFPYLHLERKFMHLGFHIYDVGFQSPNVEASRPLVYATALVLVLIIITLNLTAITIRNYLREKYRSESD, from the coding sequence ATGAATACACGTCAATGGTTCAAAAGCGGTTCCCCATGGATTTGGCTGACCGGGGGGATGATCAGTCTGAGCATGATCATGGTCTTCGGTCTGCTGGCCTTGATCGCCGTACGCGGGTTGGGCCACTTCTGGCCGGCCCCGGTGGTGGAGTTCGAATATCATCCCGACCCGGAGAACACGGTTCGCGTGCTGGGCAACCCGATGCGTTCCCAGAATGTTACCGGACTGGTCCTGCGGGAGTCCGGGCACCTGATTCCGGAAGACGTGGACCTGACCCAGCGTTTTTTGATCAAGCAAGGCAACCGTGATCTGACCGGTCGGGACTTTTTTTGGTACCCGGAGCCTCTCATTTCCGAGTGGACCACTCCCCGGGAGGCCATGGTCGTCGAGCGCCGGGAGTGGGGTGATTTCATCGGGTTCCTCAGCCAGGTCAAGCAGGACGGAGTGGTGATCGCCGAAGGCTACGCCGGAAAGGATAAGCTGTTGCCTCTCGTTGCTCGCGCCAACGAACTGGCCGGGGAAATCAACCACATCGAACGTTACGAGATCGGCGGGTTGAACATGCGGCTCGAGCGGATTCGATTGGCTGAACGCGGCTTGGAGCGGAACGTGGATCTGGAACCCGCGGAAGTCCAGCGACGACTGGCCGAATTGCAGGCGGAGCGGGATGAATTGGATCGCCAGTACGAGGGTATCAATGCCCGTCGGCTGGATCTGCTGGCACAGATGCGCCGGGACATCCTGGTGGCTGAGTCCATGGACGGTCGCCGGGTTGAGATCCCTCTGGCCCACGTGGTTCATGTGCACTGGCCCAACGACATGACCCTGGTTCAGAAAATGGGCCATTATGTGACCATGGTCTGGGGATTTCTGAGCGGCTTTCCTCGGGAAGCGAACACCGAGGGCGGGATTTTTCCGGCCATTTTCGGTACCGTGCTGATGGTCATCCTGATGTCCATCGTGGTCACGCCCATGGGCGTGCTGGCGGCGATCTATCTGCGGGAGTACGCCAAGCAGGGGCCTATAGTCCGTCTGGTGCGAATTTCGGTGAACAATCTGGCCGGGGTGCCGTCCATTGTCTTCGGCGTGTTCGGACTGGCCTTTTTCGTCTACTTCGTGGGCGGCAACCTGGACCGGATGTTCTACCAGGACTCCCTGCCCGCACCGACCTTCGGCACGCCGGGGCTGGTCTGGGCCTCCCTGACCCTGGCCCTGTTGACCCTGCCCGTGGTCATCGTTTCCACGGAAGAAGGGCTGGCCCGGATACCCAGCACCATCCGCCACGGCTCCCTGGCTCTGGGCGCGACCAAGGCCGAAACCCTCTGGCGGACCGTGATTCCCCTGTCCACCCCGGCCATGATGACCGGACTGATTCTGGCCGTAGCCAGGGCCGCCGGTGAAGTCGCGCCGTTGATGCTGGTGGGCGTGGTCAAGCTGGCTCCGAACCTGCCCGTGGACGGATATTTTCCCTACCTGCACCTGGAGCGCAAGTTCATGCACCTGGGCTTCCATATCTACGACGTGGGTTTTCAGAGCCCCAACGTGGAGGCCTCCCGGCCCCTGGTCTACGCCACGGCGCTGGTGTTGGTGCTGATCATCATCACCCTGAATCTGACGGCCATCACCATTCGTAACTATCTACGGGAAAAGTACCGTAGCGAGAGCGATTGA
- the pstB gene encoding phosphate ABC transporter ATP-binding protein PstB, whose protein sequence is MDFSKESIALEVENLQLYYGKVHALQDIDIKIPSRRVTAFIGPSGCGKSTLLRCFNRMNDLIDICRIEGSIALDGRNIYDRNVDVTELRRRVGMVFQKPNPFPKSIFENVAYGLRLQGVKEKKKLAQVVEHALRGAALWDEVKDRLHENAFGLSGGQQQRLVVARAVAIEPEVILLDEPCSALDPISTAKIEELIFNLKEKYTIVIVTHNMQQAARVSDYTAYMYLGKLIEYMDTVSLFTQPKEKATEDYITGRFG, encoded by the coding sequence ATGGATTTCAGCAAGGAAAGCATCGCTCTGGAAGTGGAAAACCTGCAACTGTATTACGGCAAGGTTCATGCGCTGCAGGACATCGACATCAAGATCCCAAGTCGTCGCGTCACGGCCTTCATCGGCCCCAGCGGTTGCGGCAAGTCCACCTTGCTGCGCTGCTTCAACCGGATGAACGATCTGATCGACATCTGTCGGATCGAGGGCAGCATTGCTCTGGACGGGCGCAATATTTACGATCGGAACGTGGATGTAACCGAATTGCGGCGGCGGGTGGGCATGGTCTTCCAGAAGCCCAACCCGTTTCCCAAGTCCATTTTTGAAAACGTGGCCTATGGATTGCGGCTTCAGGGAGTGAAGGAAAAGAAAAAGCTGGCTCAGGTCGTGGAACATGCCCTGCGCGGAGCGGCATTGTGGGACGAGGTCAAGGACCGGCTTCATGAGAACGCTTTCGGCCTGTCCGGAGGACAGCAGCAGCGCTTGGTGGTCGCCCGGGCCGTGGCAATTGAGCCGGAGGTGATTCTCCTGGACGAACCTTGCTCGGCCCTGGATCCCATTTCCACGGCCAAGATCGAGGAGTTGATCTTCAACCTCAAGGAAAAATACACCATCGTCATCGTCACCCACAACATGCAGCAGGCCGCGCGGGTCTCCGACTACACCGCCTACATGTATCTGGGGAAACTGATCGAATACATGGACACGGTCTCCCTGTTCACCCAGCCCAAGGAAAAAGCCACAGAAGACTACATCACCGGCCGCTTCGGCTGA